From the genome of Bradyrhizobium elkanii USDA 76, one region includes:
- a CDS encoding MFS transporter, whose amino-acid sequence MSKTARLDYGWVVVGAGALMTCVGFGTMLSLAVFLQPISDAMGWSRAGISAAATLDFLCMGFAAFAWGALSDRFGTRIVVLAGSLLLGLGLVTASQAQSLWQFQLCFGVLIGIAAGSFYAPMMALASAWIDKHRSLAVALVSAGMGVSPLTVAPSASWLITAYDWRFAMLVIGIAAWALLIPASFLVRPAPQGTDVAIPTAANAPQTEWTAAQALRTPQFITLALAHFACCAAHSGPIFHMVSYAMVCGIAPLTAVTVYSLAGFSGLGGRLLLGVLADRLGAKPVLVGGLLVQALSIATYLAVAQLGEFYALSVVFGLAYGGVMPLYAVLVREFFGARIMGTVFGAVSAFASLGMALGPWAGGYVFDTFHGYTWLHAGSFAIGLAAVAVALSFSTKRQPSLDLGRATA is encoded by the coding sequence ATGAGCAAGACCGCTCGGTTGGATTATGGCTGGGTCGTCGTCGGCGCGGGCGCGCTGATGACTTGCGTCGGCTTCGGCACCATGCTGTCGCTCGCGGTGTTCCTGCAGCCGATCTCGGATGCGATGGGCTGGTCGCGCGCCGGCATCTCGGCGGCGGCGACGCTGGATTTCCTCTGCATGGGTTTTGCGGCGTTCGCCTGGGGCGCGCTGTCCGACCGCTTCGGCACCCGCATCGTGGTGCTGGCGGGCAGCCTGCTGCTCGGGCTCGGCCTCGTGACGGCAAGCCAGGCGCAGAGCCTGTGGCAATTCCAGCTCTGCTTCGGCGTGCTGATCGGGATCGCGGCCGGCAGCTTCTATGCGCCGATGATGGCGCTCGCCAGCGCCTGGATCGACAAGCATCGCAGCCTTGCCGTCGCGCTGGTGTCGGCCGGCATGGGCGTGTCGCCGCTGACCGTCGCGCCGTCGGCAAGCTGGCTGATCACGGCCTATGACTGGCGCTTCGCGATGCTCGTGATCGGCATCGCCGCATGGGCACTGTTGATCCCCGCGTCGTTCCTGGTGCGTCCGGCGCCGCAGGGAACGGACGTCGCAATCCCGACCGCCGCGAACGCGCCGCAGACCGAATGGACCGCGGCGCAGGCGCTGCGCACGCCGCAATTCATTACGCTGGCGCTGGCGCATTTCGCCTGCTGCGCGGCGCATTCCGGCCCGATCTTCCACATGGTGTCCTACGCCATGGTGTGCGGCATCGCGCCGCTCACCGCGGTCACGGTCTACAGCCTCGCCGGCTTCTCCGGGCTCGGCGGCCGGCTGCTGCTCGGCGTGCTCGCCGACCGGCTCGGCGCCAAGCCGGTGCTGGTCGGCGGCCTTCTGGTGCAGGCGCTGTCGATCGCGACCTATCTCGCGGTGGCGCAGCTCGGCGAATTCTATGCGCTGTCTGTCGTGTTCGGCCTCGCCTATGGCGGGGTGATGCCGCTCTACGCCGTGCTGGTGCGCGAGTTCTTCGGCGCGCGCATCATGGGCACGGTGTTCGGCGCGGTGTCGGCGTTCGCCAGCCTCGGCATGGCGCTCGGGCCGTGGGCCGGCGGTTACGTGTTCGACACGTTCCACGGCTATACGTGGCTGCACGCCGGTTCGTTCGCGATCGGCCTCGCCGCGGTTGCGGTGGCGCTGAGTTTTTCCACCAAGCGCCAGCCGTCGCTCGATCTCGGCCGCGCCACCGCCTGA
- a CDS encoding acyl-CoA dehydrogenase family protein, whose product MNRPQGVDLVERARALTPLITSEADEIERTRRLTPAVTAALVENGLYRALLPKRFGGAEATLDAFMQMQEEIAKADASTAWCLGQCSVCAMTAAYLEPDVADEIFNTAPGILAWGAIAHEVRAEPGGYRASARWDFASGSRQASWLGAHVRVVEADGSPRKRADGSPEIRTILFPMSQAVMYDVWDVIGLKGTGTDSYSVDNLFIPEKFAALRDDPAACREPGPLYKLSTNMVFSMGFAATSLGVARAMLDATTELARGKTPQGLKAMRDNNAVQGQIGRTEASLRAARAYLYTTAHDVWSDLVRGDPITEAHRVAIRIASTWTIHQSAAVVDIAYHMSGATAVFAKNPFERRFRDMHAIAQQIQARDTQYEDAGKAILAGNLSAPPTAR is encoded by the coding sequence ATGAACAGGCCGCAGGGAGTAGACCTTGTCGAGCGGGCGCGCGCGCTGACGCCGCTGATCACAAGTGAAGCCGACGAGATCGAACGGACGCGGCGGCTGACGCCGGCCGTCACCGCAGCGCTGGTCGAGAACGGGCTCTATCGCGCGCTGCTGCCGAAGCGTTTTGGCGGCGCCGAGGCGACGCTGGACGCGTTCATGCAGATGCAGGAGGAGATCGCCAAGGCCGATGCCTCCACGGCGTGGTGCCTCGGCCAGTGCAGCGTCTGCGCCATGACCGCGGCCTATCTCGAGCCCGACGTGGCCGACGAAATCTTCAACACCGCGCCCGGCATCCTGGCATGGGGCGCGATCGCCCATGAGGTGCGTGCCGAGCCCGGCGGCTATCGCGCCAGTGCGCGCTGGGATTTCGCCTCGGGCTCGCGACAGGCGAGCTGGCTCGGCGCCCATGTCCGCGTCGTCGAGGCCGACGGTTCACCGCGCAAGAGGGCCGACGGTTCGCCGGAGATCCGCACCATCCTGTTTCCGATGTCGCAGGCCGTGATGTACGACGTCTGGGACGTGATCGGCCTGAAAGGCACCGGCACCGATTCCTATTCGGTCGACAACCTCTTCATTCCGGAAAAATTCGCCGCGCTGCGCGACGATCCGGCCGCGTGCCGCGAGCCGGGGCCGCTCTACAAGCTCTCCACCAACATGGTGTTCAGCATGGGCTTTGCCGCCACCTCGCTCGGCGTCGCCCGCGCCATGCTGGATGCGACGACCGAGCTTGCCCGCGGCAAGACCCCGCAGGGCCTCAAGGCGATGCGCGACAACAATGCCGTGCAAGGCCAGATCGGCCGCACCGAGGCGAGCCTGCGCGCCGCGCGCGCCTATCTGTACACGACGGCCCACGACGTCTGGAGCGATCTCGTCCGCGGCGATCCCATCACCGAGGCGCATCGCGTCGCGATCCGCATCGCCTCGACCTGGACCATCCACCAGTCGGCCGCCGTGGTCGACATCGCCTATCACATGTCGGGCGCGACGGCGGTATTCGCGAAAAATCCGTTCGAGCGGCGGTTTCGCGACATGCATGCGATCGCACAGCAGATCCAGGCCCGCGACACGCAATATGAGGACGCCGGCAAGGCGATCCTGGCGGGCAATCTCTCCGCGCCGCCGACGGCGCGATGA
- a CDS encoding c-type cytochrome, whose protein sequence is MRQNSGTTAMTRSLLVLTICLFSSTMAQARAEEQRHGKEMLQKLCAGCHSIGRTGNSPNRLAPPFRTFSETKLYDSDFLQRLQDGYSSIHPSMPTFRFSREDAEEVVSYMKSIQEPPKSK, encoded by the coding sequence ATGCGACAGAACAGCGGAACGACTGCGATGACGCGATCCTTGCTGGTACTGACCATATGTCTCTTTTCGAGCACCATGGCCCAGGCGCGGGCTGAGGAGCAGCGGCATGGCAAAGAGATGTTGCAAAAGCTATGCGCCGGATGTCACTCCATTGGCAGGACCGGGAACAGCCCGAACAGGCTGGCGCCGCCCTTTCGCACCTTCAGTGAAACCAAACTCTACGACAGCGACTTCTTGCAACGACTGCAGGACGGCTATAGCAGCATCCATCCCTCCATGCCGACCTTCCGCTTCAGCAGGGAGGATGCGGAGGAGGTCGTCAGCTATATGAAGTCAATTCAGGAACCTCCCAAGTCGAAATAA
- a CDS encoding c-type cytochrome, with product MRHESIAITCPLQAVADQRYKRSIELESCSMQICHAAILAVAFELTGSAVIAADANHGAELAKRWCATCHVVSDDQKQAVADVPPFAAVARNPDFSPEKLAFFLLDPHPKMPNFPLNRAEAADIAAYVASLRK from the coding sequence ATGCGGCACGAAAGCATCGCAATCACCTGCCCCCTTCAAGCGGTGGCCGATCAGCGCTACAAGAGATCCATCGAGTTGGAATCTTGCTCAATGCAAATCTGTCATGCAGCGATTCTTGCTGTCGCGTTTGAACTGACCGGATCGGCGGTCATTGCTGCGGATGCAAACCACGGGGCGGAGCTGGCAAAACGATGGTGCGCCACCTGTCACGTGGTGAGCGACGATCAGAAGCAGGCAGTCGCCGATGTGCCGCCATTTGCTGCGGTTGCGCGTAACCCAGATTTTAGTCCCGAGAAGCTGGCGTTTTTCCTGCTCGACCCGCATCCCAAGATGCCAAATTTTCCGCTGAACCGAGCCGAAGCAGCGGATATCGCCGCTTACGTCGCGTCGCTGCGCAAATAG
- a CDS encoding methyl-accepting chemotaxis protein, producing the protein MFTLRSIAARLILAISLTVAVACAILGGFSISQQRALTRLALDQQLKLQYDSVIAAIDYEGRAALAVSAVIAALPPVEDAIAKGDRDGLGKLLGASWASMKAQGIPLISFWQPPATSFYRVHAPKTFGDDASTRRMTVVESNRTGKPIVGVEPGREALSIFGMTPIMHEGKTLANVDVGAAFGKEFVDRAKKRFGIDLAVHSFDGQSFKRLSSTFGDTVVATQDELKRVMNGTALLRDAVLDGHAVELYLGQIKNYAGEPVAVLEIVKDTSDYEAAAASAQRNLILGVVAIMAAAVLLAFLLGRGLSRPLTAITAVMNRLSSGDTSVTIPGSERRDELGTMAKAVDVFRRSMVETSSLRGAQEADKVKAEADKQALQRQMADRFEADVKGMVAAVARSSGDMQRVAGEITASVNGASERTSAAAAASEEASASVNAVAAATEELASSITEIGRQVTHSSRVADSAVTKAMETTEMVTSLAASAEKIGDVLRLISAIASQTNLLALNATIEAARAGEAGRGFAVVAAEVKDLASQTAKATEEIAGQVGAIQSATGNCVSAIGDISGTIREISGIATAIAAAVEQQDSATREIARSVQQASTGTVEVSANIAGASEAAGQSRALTGNVLDASGQLGDHAAALSHSVDTFLAGLRNAA; encoded by the coding sequence ATGTTCACGCTTCGATCGATTGCCGCCCGCCTCATTCTGGCGATTTCGCTGACCGTCGCGGTCGCCTGCGCCATCCTCGGCGGCTTCTCCATCAGCCAGCAGCGGGCGCTGACCCGGCTCGCGCTCGATCAGCAGCTCAAGCTGCAATATGACAGCGTGATTGCAGCGATCGACTACGAGGGGCGCGCCGCGCTCGCGGTCTCGGCGGTCATCGCCGCCCTGCCGCCGGTCGAGGACGCCATCGCCAAGGGCGACCGCGACGGCCTCGGCAAGCTGCTCGGCGCCTCCTGGGCGTCGATGAAGGCGCAGGGCATCCCGCTGATCTCGTTCTGGCAGCCCCCGGCGACCAGCTTCTACCGGGTCCATGCGCCGAAGACCTTCGGCGACGACGCCTCCACGCGGCGCATGACGGTGGTGGAATCGAACAGGACCGGCAAGCCGATCGTCGGCGTCGAGCCCGGCCGCGAAGCGCTGTCGATCTTCGGCATGACCCCGATCATGCACGAGGGCAAGACGCTGGCCAATGTCGACGTCGGCGCCGCCTTCGGCAAGGAATTCGTCGACCGCGCCAAGAAGCGCTTCGGCATCGATCTCGCGGTGCATTCCTTCGACGGCCAGAGCTTCAAGCGGCTGTCCTCGACCTTCGGCGATACCGTGGTCGCGACCCAGGACGAGCTCAAGCGCGTGATGAACGGTACGGCCCTGCTGCGCGACGCGGTTCTCGACGGCCATGCGGTGGAGCTCTATCTCGGCCAGATCAAGAACTATGCCGGCGAACCGGTCGCCGTGCTCGAGATCGTCAAGGACACCAGCGACTATGAAGCCGCCGCCGCGAGCGCGCAGCGCAATCTGATCCTCGGCGTGGTCGCGATCATGGCAGCCGCCGTGCTGCTCGCGTTCCTGCTCGGCCGCGGCCTGTCACGGCCGCTCACCGCGATCACCGCGGTCATGAACCGGCTGTCCAGCGGCGACACCAGCGTCACGATACCCGGCAGCGAGCGCCGCGACGAGCTCGGCACGATGGCGAAGGCGGTCGACGTATTCCGCCGCAGCATGGTCGAAACCTCCTCGCTGCGCGGGGCGCAGGAAGCCGACAAGGTGAAAGCGGAGGCCGACAAGCAGGCCTTGCAGCGGCAGATGGCCGACCGTTTCGAAGCCGACGTCAAGGGCATGGTCGCCGCCGTCGCACGGTCCTCGGGCGACATGCAGCGCGTCGCGGGCGAGATCACGGCCAGCGTCAACGGCGCCTCCGAACGGACCTCGGCGGCAGCCGCCGCGTCCGAGGAAGCCTCCGCCAGCGTCAACGCGGTCGCAGCCGCAACCGAGGAACTGGCGTCCTCGATCACCGAGATCGGCCGCCAGGTCACCCATTCCAGCCGCGTCGCCGACAGCGCCGTGACCAAGGCCATGGAGACCACCGAGATGGTGACGAGCCTCGCCGCATCGGCAGAGAAGATCGGCGACGTGCTGCGCCTGATCAGCGCGATCGCGAGCCAGACCAATCTGCTGGCGCTCAACGCCACCATCGAGGCCGCCCGCGCCGGCGAGGCCGGTCGCGGCTTTGCCGTGGTCGCCGCCGAGGTCAAGGACCTGGCGAGCCAGACCGCGAAGGCGACCGAGGAGATCGCCGGCCAGGTCGGCGCGATCCAGTCCGCCACCGGCAACTGCGTCAGCGCGATCGGCGACATCAGCGGCACCATCCGCGAGATCTCCGGTATCGCCACCGCGATCGCGGCCGCCGTCGAGCAGCAGGACTCGGCGACGCGGGAGATTGCCCGCAGCGTGCAGCAGGCGTCCACCGGGACCGTCGAGGTCTCCGCCAATATCGCGGGCGCGAGCGAGGCCGCCGGCCAGTCGCGGGCCCTCACCGGCAATGTGCTGGATGCCTCCGGCCAGCTCGGCGATCACGCCGCCGCGCTGTCGCACAGCGTCGACACCTTCCTTGCCGGGCTGCGCAACGCGGCCTGA
- a CDS encoding sterol desaturase family protein codes for MIGFAKLLWHPGTAETAHIELPSTGARIAFLLASFAIVLLFEAAFPLFSCGRSDRLRNIGRNAAITVIFVGVNLLLSPLSPLAAQWTLDAKFGLSWWLGLSPPSQLLLGIVGLDLFAYFAHVSMHKLGWMWRFHRMHHADRFVDVTTAFREHPGETLWRIGWHIAGVLVFGTPAWVLVSYLTLSALNAQFEHANIRLPERLDRWLRLVFVTPNMHKMHHSRHQPETDANYSNLLSIWDRLGGTYHRGPRFAELRYGLDGFDDPEKQSLRGLLKMPFMRDWGRPGAGPDDKADRSAPPPMLPWP; via the coding sequence ATGATCGGCTTTGCAAAGCTTCTGTGGCATCCGGGCACGGCTGAGACCGCTCACATCGAGCTGCCGTCGACCGGCGCGCGGATTGCGTTCCTGCTCGCGTCGTTCGCGATCGTGCTGCTGTTCGAGGCTGCGTTTCCGCTGTTCAGCTGTGGCCGCAGCGACCGGCTGCGCAATATCGGCCGCAACGCCGCCATCACCGTGATCTTCGTCGGCGTGAACCTGCTGCTCAGCCCGCTGTCGCCGCTGGCCGCGCAATGGACGCTGGATGCGAAATTCGGCCTGTCCTGGTGGCTCGGCCTGTCACCCCCGAGCCAGCTGCTGCTTGGCATCGTGGGGCTCGACCTGTTCGCCTATTTCGCCCACGTCTCCATGCACAAGCTCGGCTGGATGTGGCGCTTCCATCGCATGCACCATGCCGATCGCTTCGTCGACGTCACCACGGCGTTCCGCGAGCATCCCGGCGAGACGCTGTGGCGGATCGGCTGGCACATCGCCGGCGTCCTGGTGTTCGGAACGCCGGCCTGGGTGCTGGTCAGCTATCTGACGTTGTCGGCGCTGAACGCCCAGTTCGAGCACGCCAATATCCGCCTGCCCGAGCGGCTCGACCGCTGGCTGCGGCTCGTCTTCGTGACGCCGAACATGCACAAGATGCATCATTCGCGTCATCAGCCGGAGACCGACGCCAATTATTCGAACCTGCTCTCGATCTGGGATCGGCTCGGCGGCACCTATCATCGCGGTCCGCGCTTCGCGGAGCTGCGCTATGGCCTCGACGGCTTTGATGATCCCGAGAAGCAGTCGCTGCGCGGACTGCTGAAGATGCCGTTCATGCGCGACTGGGGCCGGCCCGGGGCAGGGCCGGACGATAAGGCGGATCGATCGGCTCCGCCGCCCATGTTGCCGTGGCCATGA
- a CDS encoding TetR/AcrR family transcriptional regulator, giving the protein MPKVKPETLAIRREEILQAAEICFARQGFHQTTIQDVIKQSGLSAGCIYGHFTGKEELIQAIGESRHGRDSALLALKDPSDDVLQSLRSIARTFLGDLQREEGLRARRVALQLWAEALRDDVVRDQVVSGIRQPIALIVDLLRRGQKSGAIDPHLQPRGAARAMVAMFQGIVLQRLWGETVSTAEAMHAFDIFLAGLAARR; this is encoded by the coding sequence ATGCCGAAGGTGAAACCCGAGACGCTCGCGATCCGGCGCGAGGAGATCCTGCAGGCCGCGGAGATCTGCTTTGCCCGCCAGGGATTTCACCAGACCACGATCCAGGACGTGATCAAGCAGTCCGGGCTCAGTGCCGGCTGCATCTACGGGCATTTCACCGGCAAGGAAGAGTTGATCCAGGCGATCGGCGAAAGCCGCCATGGCCGCGACAGCGCGCTGCTGGCGCTCAAGGATCCATCGGACGATGTGTTGCAGAGCCTGCGGTCGATCGCCCGCACCTTTCTCGGCGACCTGCAAAGGGAAGAAGGCCTGCGCGCCCGCCGCGTCGCGTTGCAGCTCTGGGCCGAGGCGCTGCGCGACGACGTGGTCCGCGACCAGGTGGTGAGCGGAATCCGCCAGCCGATCGCCCTGATCGTGGACCTGCTGCGGCGCGGCCAGAAGAGCGGCGCGATCGATCCTCACCTGCAGCCGCGCGGCGCGGCGCGGGCGATGGTCGCGATGTTTCAGGGCATCGTGCTGCAACGGCTGTGGGGCGAAACCGTCTCGACCGCGGAGGCGATGCACGCCTTCGACATCTTCCTTGCCGGTCTTGCCGCCAGGCGCTGA
- a CDS encoding sulfite exporter TauE/SafE family protein, with protein MIVHDLFAGIATGLAGGLTAGLLGVSPGGGLVVFSVLLLGAGQHVAQGISLVAQVPPTSLTGIRRYWQSGNRTPLRWIALLTVGFVAGGAAGALAANHVAEPALRWTYVAYLVVLDAMLILRGGRDEAKHDDKGTARDISWPALLVVGLLAGLSSGFLGIGGGLATVVGLSAVLGMPQHQAQMASLVMSLIPTTIPSAWIYWSEGSLASWPVLAGVIVGLLAGTDLGARAANRIDRARLRSAMIVFVTLMTVYMTFKALW; from the coding sequence GTGATCGTCCACGACCTGTTTGCCGGCATCGCCACCGGCCTTGCCGGCGGCCTCACCGCCGGGCTGCTCGGCGTCAGCCCCGGCGGTGGCCTCGTCGTGTTCTCGGTGCTGCTGCTCGGCGCCGGGCAGCATGTCGCGCAGGGCATCTCGCTGGTCGCGCAAGTGCCGCCGACCAGCCTCACCGGGATCCGGCGCTATTGGCAGAGCGGCAACCGCACGCCATTGCGCTGGATCGCGCTGCTGACAGTCGGCTTCGTCGCCGGCGGCGCGGCCGGCGCGCTCGCCGCCAACCATGTCGCCGAGCCCGCGCTGCGCTGGACCTATGTGGCCTATCTCGTCGTGCTCGACGCGATGCTGATCCTGCGCGGCGGACGCGACGAGGCGAAGCACGACGACAAAGGCACCGCGCGCGACATATCCTGGCCGGCGCTGCTCGTTGTCGGGCTGCTGGCAGGCCTGTCGTCGGGCTTTCTCGGCATCGGCGGCGGACTGGCGACCGTGGTTGGACTGAGCGCCGTGCTCGGCATGCCGCAGCATCAGGCGCAGATGGCCAGCCTCGTGATGTCGCTGATCCCGACCACGATCCCCTCGGCCTGGATCTATTGGAGCGAAGGCTCGCTGGCGTCCTGGCCGGTGCTGGCGGGCGTGATCGTCGGCCTGCTGGCCGGCACCGATCTCGGCGCCCGCGCCGCCAACCGCATCGACCGCGCGCGGTTGCGCAGCGCGATGATCGTCTTCGTCACGCTGATGACGGTCTATATGACCTTCAAGGCGCTGTGGTAG
- a CDS encoding DUF1801 domain-containing protein: protein MRKPATSTSKAASRSHAKPPAALFDAYPAPVKARLLALRRLIFETAKATKGVGALEETLKWGQPSYLTPETGSGSTVRIDQVKQAADRVAVYFHCQTNLVETFRELYPELSYSGNRAILLDVAGKLPEPALRHCVALALTYHLNKKASQTS, encoded by the coding sequence ATGCGCAAGCCGGCAACATCGACCAGCAAAGCGGCATCACGGTCGCACGCGAAACCACCAGCTGCGCTGTTCGACGCCTACCCTGCCCCGGTCAAGGCCAGGCTGCTGGCACTGCGGCGCCTGATCTTCGAGACCGCGAAGGCGACCAAAGGCGTCGGCGCGCTGGAAGAGACGTTGAAATGGGGCCAGCCGAGCTACCTCACGCCGGAGACCGGCAGCGGCAGCACGGTCCGGATCGATCAGGTGAAGCAGGCCGCCGACCGGGTCGCGGTCTACTTCCACTGCCAGACCAATCTGGTCGAGACCTTCCGCGAGCTCTATCCCGAGCTCAGCTACAGCGGCAACCGCGCCATCCTGCTCGATGTCGCGGGCAAGCTGCCGGAGCCCGCGCTGCGCCATTGCGTGGCGCTGGCGCTGACGTATCACCTGAACAAGAAGGCGTCGCAGACTTCGTAG
- a CDS encoding IS110 family transposase, translated as MIIALRYVGIDISKKHLDIFDEADGVPRRIANATQAITQQVARWQCDALVVFEATGIYDLALREALRQAGIQFARINPARARDFARASGLLAKTDPIDARMLAAFARAMQPAPEQVADPARGALARLAKRRDQLVLMRAQEKNRRSEADDRAMAERIGRLIEVLDSEIAEIEADISALIKAEAQIADDAKLMRSLPGVGPVACMQLIAQMPELGRVGPKQLAALAGLAPFNVDSGTFRGKRKIAGGRKRVRDALYMAALNAVRRADPFKAFYARLRQAGKPAKLALIAVARKLLTVLNAMMRDRKPYLQTKPT; from the coding sequence GTGATCATAGCTCTTCGTTACGTCGGAATCGACATCTCCAAGAAACACCTCGATATCTTTGATGAGGCTGACGGCGTGCCGAGGCGCATTGCCAACGCGACACAGGCCATCACACAGCAGGTGGCGCGTTGGCAATGCGATGCGCTGGTGGTCTTCGAGGCGACGGGTATCTATGACCTCGCGCTTCGCGAGGCGCTGCGTCAGGCCGGGATCCAGTTCGCACGGATCAACCCGGCCCGTGCCCGCGACTTTGCACGGGCCAGCGGCCTACTCGCCAAGACCGATCCGATCGATGCGCGGATGCTGGCGGCCTTTGCGCGGGCCATGCAGCCCGCCCCCGAGCAGGTCGCCGATCCTGCACGGGGCGCCTTGGCGAGGCTTGCAAAACGGCGGGATCAGCTGGTCCTCATGCGCGCCCAGGAGAAGAACCGGCGCAGCGAGGCCGACGATCGCGCCATGGCCGAACGCATCGGCCGCCTCATCGAGGTCCTCGACAGCGAGATCGCCGAGATCGAGGCCGACATCAGCGCATTGATTAAAGCCGAAGCGCAGATCGCGGACGATGCGAAGTTAATGCGTTCGCTGCCCGGCGTGGGTCCCGTGGCCTGCATGCAGCTCATCGCGCAGATGCCGGAACTCGGGCGGGTCGGACCGAAACAACTCGCAGCGCTCGCTGGCCTTGCTCCCTTCAACGTCGACAGCGGCACCTTCCGCGGCAAGCGCAAGATTGCGGGCGGCCGAAAGCGCGTTCGTGACGCCCTTTATATGGCGGCCCTCAACGCAGTTCGCAGAGCTGATCCGTTCAAGGCCTTCTATGCACGACTGCGACAGGCCGGAAAACCAGCCAAACTCGCCCTCATCGCCGTCGCCAGGAAGCTGCTCACGGTCCTCAATGCCATGATGCGAGACCGAAAGCCGTACCTGCAGACCAAACCAACATAA